The Sparus aurata chromosome 10, fSpaAur1.1, whole genome shotgun sequence genome includes the window aacTACTGCATGGAGTGTATAAAAGACACGTGGGGTGAAGAGGATCAGGAGAAaacccacagctgccctcagtgcaggaggagcttcacaccgaggcctgagctgctgaaaaacaccatgttggCAGagttagtggaggagctgaagaagactggactccaagctgctcctgctgatctctgctatgctggagctgaagatgtggcctgtgatgacTGCACTGGGAGGAAGCTGAGAGCTGCCaagtcctgtctgcagtgtgtggcctcttactgtgagcaacacctgcagcatcacttTGAATCAGCcgctttaaagaaacacaagctggtggagccgtccaagaagctccaggagaacatctgctcccgtcacgatgaggtgatgaagattttCTGCCGCACTGATCAGAAGTGTATCTGCCTCGTCTGCTCAATGGACGaccataaaggccacgacacagtgtcagctgccacagagagggcagagaagcagaagcagctcGCTCAAAGTCGGCAGAAcgtccagcagagaatccaggacagagagaaagacgtGAAGGAGcttcagcaggaggtggagacgACCAATCGCTCTGCTGAtgaagcagtggagcacagtgagaagatcttcacccagctgatccgtctggTGGAGaccagacgctctgatgtgaagcagcggatcagatcccagcaggaactGGATGTTAGTTTGGCCAAAGAGCGTCAGGAGAAGCTGAaccaggagatcactgagctgaagaagaaagacgctgagctggaGAAGTTCTCGCTCACAGAGGACCACACCCAGTTTCTTCACagctacccctcactgtcaacACTGACTGAGTCTACAATCTCACCCAGACCAAACATCGACCGCCTGCAGGCCTTTAAGGAcgtgacagcagctgtgacagCAGCCAGAGATCTAATGCAGCTGATTCTTACAGAGAAATTACCTTTAAGAGCTGAGTTCTTACAATATTCACGTCagatcacactggatccaaacacagcacacatatCTGGTTTTatcagaggagaacagaaaagtaacatataatgataaaaatccaccgtatcctgatcatccagacagattcacttaCAATCAGCAGGTGTTGAGTAAAGAAGgactgactggacgttgttactgggaggtggagaagaagaagagcgagaTTGTTGATGTAGCAGTCGCTTACAAGAGTGTAAGTAGATCACTTTCGTTTacaaacactaagaagtcttgGTCATTATATTGTTCCAGTAGTTATACCTTCTGGTATGACAATCAGTATACTTCCATCTCCGTCCCTGTCTCCTCCAGAATAGGAGTGttcctggatcacagtgcaggtattctgtccttctacagcgtctcatCCGACACCATGAgactcctccacagagtccagaccacattcactgagCCGCTCCATGCTGGACTTTATCTTTATCTTCCTAATGGAAACACTGTTGAAGTGTGTAAAGTGCAGCAGTGAttaaagaggcagaggagagtttaacatcagagaaatgtgttgtagcttctctctctttacaGGGAGAACTGAAGTGAGCCCGGATGGTTCTGCTGATTGGACctcttgtgtgtgttgtatcAGATGCagaatgtgtatatatgtgtgatGGTGATGAGCTGCTGAGCTGCCACGTCCTTATTGAAGCAGCAGTGAGTTCAGCTGACAGGCGTTCAGCTGGATGCCTCAGATATTATAGagtgttgtgttttcctctggATGGAATCTGATCTGGGTCCAGTTTTATTGACGTGACGTCGTGTATCAGTGTGTAACTGTGATCAATTTGTACAATCTAATAAATGTGTGACGCGATGCTGGAatcagactgtgtgtttgtttctgctctgcTCAAACTTTCATTCTTCTCATCGAGCGCCGACACATTATTATGTGAAGGAAGACGTCAAACCATCGACTACTGATGAGCAGCAGACCAAAACTCTGAATAAATTAACCATGAcggaaaatgaaataaacaaaaatatatatatataaaagaacaaagaaacaaaaataaaaataaagaaaagaacaaaaatataaaagaacaaagaaaaaagaaaagaaaagaaataactaaaatctaaaattaaaagtgaagaaatttagaaaaaagaaaaaaaagaacaataatataaatgaattaaaaaaagaaaagaaaaaaataaatacaacaaagagataaaattaaaattaaagtaaaaattgAAAGAACCAAAGAattaaaaaagaatgaaaagaaatacaattaaataaaaaaaactaaataaataaaagataaaaggaattgaaaaaataataaataataaataaaattaaaggaGGAAAATTGAtggaataaaacatttctaaaaatctaaaattaaaacaaaaaattttAAGAAagacaattaaataaaataaaataaaagttaaaagaaaGGGAATTTCCttagattaaataaaaataaaaacaaacgaCTTAAATGTGtcaaagttttatttatattgaaAGTTGGAATGTTTGGTTCAACATTAAACATGTCACAAAGCACTTCATGAAAAAGCAGCTTGTAACGTCTGCAAACCTCCGTCAGAGCAGTTTCTGTATGAGTGGTGTGTTCATTTGACATGAAGGTCACACTGTCCTCCACTATGAACAGGCTGCATGAGGATTTCTTTAAGGACCTTTAagttttcatcacaaacacgtCGACAGTCCAGGAACGAGTGTGTGGAGCACGACTGAGCTGCGTGACTCGTATCTACACGCtgacttgtgtttgtttgctgccGGCTGTTTGAACCTGTTACATATGAATCACGTGTTCTTTACACCACGGACACACAAAGTTTTCACAAATCAACATTTAAAGTGACGAGCCTGCGGCCACTGAGGAAAGTGCTGCAGTATTTATGTATCTGCAGTATTATGAGCCTGGAGAAAGTAAACGTCCTGTTCCTGCTGAAGGAAACCAAACGTGTCCGTgtgcagcagcttcacattaaaagcatctGACTGGAGGAACAAGAGTCCATCGTGATGCAGTCGCTCACAGGAGATGCAAAGTGTTTGTCAGTGAGCTGCAAACAGGACAAATCAGATCCCAGCTGCTCACAGGACGACGACGACAACAGGCCCATTACTGCCACACAagtattaaaggaacagttcacctacATTTAAGATCCagtctccatctcctcctcctgatgacagAAAGTCCGGTGAAGTCTCgtcgtccacagaacatttctggagcttcacagtgaaacagagctgcagcgtgaagataaaaacatgaaatgtctCCGTGCAGCTCGTCTGCTGAGATTCACGTCTCCAGAAGAACCAAACTGACGTCCCGTCCAGCTCGTGAACTCACTTCAGACGGGTTCAACGCTTTTAGTTCAGCAGCTACAGTCGAGATTCAGCTTcagaaaaggtgaaaacaaaatCTTCTTTAGTCAGTTTgtgatctcggggcttctggagacgTGGATCTCAGCAGACGAGCTGCACGGAgacatttcatgttgttttcagGAGAACGCTGTGAAGCTCAGAGATGTTTAGTGGACTCTGAGACTTCACCTCGGCAGGTAGGTGAGTAGATAACGACTGAACTTACATTCTGTTGAGGTGAACCGTTCCTTTAACAACGTGTCTGCTGGAGAACGTTCTGCAGCGTCGTATCATCAGTTAGTGTTCTGTTTGTGAAATGATCCGCTTTAAGCTTCAAATATCGGGGATGTGAAACAGTTTGTCAACATGTTTCTTGTCAGAATTTATCAGAGAAACATGTGCGACACATACATTGGCTTTCATAAATAGTTTAAGGTACCTACAGTGtcataaaacacagaaacactctgACAGTTCACTTTAACTACGCTGATTTTACTACTTGTTCTACGAGTTttactagcaaggaccacaccgtcaacaaGATGCGTTTTAAGGATTTATTGGtgacatagaaaaacaaagtgacgaagatcttggttctttagTGTtctcgagtgcgttgtggggatttcttgcagagaatccgccgccgctcccagGCAgtgacggaccccctcatggatctacgaaggagaggagaagagaagaaacagagagagagaatagggtgggggggaagggcgcagaatacgagagcgaagcagaggagagggtcaggtggttatttatggaaatgcggaagttggcgctgttgaggtgtggtcctgctcctgaaacttcgccaattaactagcaaggaccacaccgtcaacaaGATGCGTTTTAAAGATTTATTCGTGACATTGAAAAACAAAGTgacgaagatcttggttctttagTGTtctcgagtgcgttgtggggatttcttgcagagaatccgccgccgctcccgggcagcaaCGGACCCCCAAAAATCTCCTATTACTTAagaagagattgagcggatctgagatctttgagatctgaatgGATGTAGCGGTGGTACGTTTGAGAGGACCAGCGGCCCATGAGACGTATGAAATGTTCTGGAATGCCATTGCGGGaagctgaagtggcagctccgattctaAAGGAGTGCCCggagtagttgtcgggcaaaatGCCAGACGATGAGAGCAcgtggcgaaagtgatggtggaaccagaaaCGAGTAGCAACTTGGCcggattcggagatgaagagaggatctgtcATCGTTGTGCTCtgagatttacggaattgcaagaaGTTTGCGAGGGTTTCAAAGGGATTCCGTGGTGActggaccttgaagaagaagacaggtgtaggcggaccaaattgattgatttttgttcgctttaagtggaacaccatagtgtcgtctgaaaagcgagacaagtcagaaatgcaggCATGGCGGCTTGAGTtgaagtgaatggttgaggaggtgaatttgGAGCATCTGAGGAACCCAAAAAAGGCTAGtaagaacatggcttccagggtttgaGCGATTTGAGGGGTGCCATACCCGGAAtggattgtgtggaggcaggTGGACAGCAAGTCGGCGGTAAGAGGAAGACGACGAGGGTTTTTTGCTGGCTCGTGGCGCAGGAGTCCTTTGAGGAGGGAAGTTATCTGGGGATGGCTGGGGGCTAGGCTCGAACTGCCGGTTATTATCTTGGAGAAGAAGCTGATACCACTAAGGTACGCTTTGATGGTATGTGTTTTGATGGCCATGGTGGAATGTGCGTAAGTGATGTAAGAAGTCAAGGTGATAAGATCGAACGATGGAAAGGTTATGTTGTATTGGTCGTGGAAGTGGTGGAAGCTTTTCCAAGCTGTCCAATATGAAGAGAGGGTTGAGGGTGAAAGGCTGTTGATTATGGAGCTCTGGGATTCGCTTATCAGGGGTATGAGCGCTGGATTTACAAGTTGAATGTCAATGCTGAATATGGAGGAACTGGAGTTGGGAAGGTATCGGCGTGAGGTGCCAAGTTTCTGAACTTCTGAAGCGAGAAACGGGAAAGAGAGTCAGCGATGGTGTTAGCGTGACCTCGAAGGTGAGCTGCACGGTGAACATATTGGTGCGTAACGGAGTGCCAGATGAGGCGCCGTGTGAATGGCATGATGGAAGGGGAGTTGGAGCGTCCTTTGTTAATAATGTCTACAACTGCGAGGTTGTCGGAGTATATGAGAATGGACTTGCGGGACCATTCATGTCCCCACAAGATGGCGGCGGCTAGTATGGGGTAGATCTCGAAGAGCGCAGAGGAAGCAACCTGGCATTCGTTTGCGAGCTCTGGGGGCCATACTGCTGCGAACCATCTTCCGTTGTAGAAACCCCCGAAACCAACTGAGGGGGTGGCGTCGGTGTACAGGATGTCTTGTGGGTGAGTCAGTTGGTCGTCGTAgaagaaagtgattccgttccagTTAGTGAGAAGGTTGAGCCACAGACGGAACTTGTTTTTATCGAGGTTGATACCGAGAAACtcgagggatgtggaggggccctcggTTTTCTCTGCGGACAATGGAACTCCGAGGTcagagaagactgaagtcaaaGTGACCAGGCCAGAAGCGGGTGGTGACGACGGTGGGGAAATGATGAGAAAATCGTCCAAGAGATGGACGAAGTATGGTATCCCGTGGTTGTTGGACAGGATCCAACAAAGGGCTTCAGACAGGGTGTCGAAGAGTTTGGGGCTGCTTTTGCAGCCGAAGGTGAGCCTGACAGCAAAGTAATATGCACCGCGCCAGCGGACACCGAAGAAACGCCAGAAGTCGGGGTGGATGGGGAGGACTTTGAAGGCGCTGGTGATGTCGGTTTTAGAGAGCCACGACCCTTTACCAGCGAGTTTGATCAGGGCAATGGCATGGTTGATGGTGGCGTAGTGAAGGGAAAAGTCTTCACTCGGGATCAAGCTATTGATACTGGGAATGGTACTGCCGTGGGGTGCTGAAAGATCGATGATGATGAGTTTCTTGCCAGTTTTCTGGTTGCGATACCGAGGGGGCTGATGTGGAAGCTAGGAAATGGAGGATGGACGAACGGTCCAATCATGAAgccttccttaacttccttagcgagcaGGCGGTCGACTGATTCTGGCTCGGTTATAGCTGACTGAAGATTTTTTATCCCGAAAGAGATGGATGGTTGTGTGGA containing:
- the LOC115589199 gene encoding E3 ubiquitin/ISG15 ligase TRIM25-like — its product is MAQQINRADDLKFSCSICLDLLKDPVTIPCGHNYCMECIKDTWGEEDQEKTHSCPQCRRSFTPRPELLKNTMLAELVEELKKTGLQAAPADLCYAGAEDVACDDCTGRKLRAAKSCLQCVASYCEQHLQHHFESAALKKHKLVEPSKKLQENICSRHDEVMKIFCRTDQKCICLVCSMDDHKGHDTVSAATERAEKQKQLAQSRQNVQQRIQDREKDVKELQQEVETTNRSADEAVEHSEKIFTQLIRLVETRRSDVKQRIRSQQELDVSLAKERQEKLNQEITELKKKDAELEKFSLTEDHTQFLHSYPSLSTLTESTISPRPNIDRLQAFKDVTAAVTAA